AAGTCTTTTCGATGCCAGAATCATTTCAAAATACACTTTACTGTATGTCAAAAGATATTTTCTGAAGTTGTTGCCACTGTATTTGTGTTAAGATGGACATAAAGCATTGTAGTCAACCTCAGCTGTGTCACATGTTCTTGTCATCTCTCTGTAGGCTTGAGTCCTACATTTTTAACTGAAAACATCGGTGAAGAAAGTTTCAAAATCCATCATCTGACTCCTCATCCCAGCTGCACTTTTCTTGGGTATTCTTCGTGAAATCGACCTCCAAGTCGTAAACAAAGTCAGGGTCGTCTTTGTGCCTCCGGTTCTTCTCAAACAGTTCGTCCATTTGTCCCTTCTTGCGTGCCAGCTTCTCATCGTCCAGTTTGTTCAGGTTTTCCTCGGGGTCTAGGCGGAACGAGGTGAGGCTGTGCTCCAGGGTGAAGCCCTGCATGTGGTCCCGTAGGATGATGTGAAGCTTCTCCAGCTGCTTCTGAGACACGGTCTCTAAGTAGTCCCTGTGCCGAGGATGGTTCTTGAGCCTTTCAGCTGCCACACTGTAGTCTGGAAGTTAAGGACAGAAGCCATCAAGGACTCAAACAGCTCTGTGGAGGCTAAAGTCTTCAAGATCGTATGGGTGCTTTTAGTATCTGTTAGTTACAGTACACACTTGGGGAAATATCACTGTGTAATACACATCAACATGATGGAGCATTACTACTTGAGATACCATCAGAAGTGTGATTGTTGCACAAGGACAGCATGACTTTAAGTTATCTACTCAAAAGTAAACCTTGGGTTCAGTACCCCATATAATGTATATGCTAAATAACAGACTGCACTTTCATTCAGTTGTTTTAAATGCCAACATCAATCatgtttgttgtatttgtcCAGGGCCCCAGAAATTGAAAACTTCAACAAGAGTTGCAAGAATTACTTATTTGTAAACTCTTTTGccaactattttgacaataaagtAATCAGTTTCAGTACTTTTTTCCAGAAAGAACTCACTATcgtatgacagtaaactgaacaaacaagacatttgagaaactatcaacatttttcacaattctgacattttgtggaCCAAACATCTAATCAATTAATAAATAGTCGACAGATttatcaacaataaaaaaataatcattagtatCTGTAATGTAATCATGTAAGTTTAACTGGAAAAAGGATTTGACATGGGGCCTCAAAATCAGGTACAGTCTGGGGAGTCTCTTCAAGGTCCTTAACCATCATTGTACATTAGGCTTCAGTTATGTATGCTCCCATGAAATTACAGTTAATCAAGATCAAATTAACACAAGATGCCAAGGAATTATGCTGATAAAAAATATTAGGTGAAGGCAATATTAGTTCATTTTTGTACCTATCTAGAACCGTATTTTATGTCACTGCCACTGCATGAAAGTAAGACTGTAGTGTATGTGTGAGTCTGTTTCCTTACCAGAGTACTGGGAGAAGTTTCGTACAGGTATTATTCTTTTTCGCACTTTTTGGTCTCCATGTCTTCATAAATTACAACTATGGAAGGAGGTTTGAATTGCACTCCACAGCGTTTTGCCTCGAATGGCATCTTCTTGTATATCACATGCAGCAAACCTAGTTTAAACTGAACGTAGAGACTGGTATATTTTAGCCATAATATTCAGCTTAAAACAGAATACACAGAGAAATCCACCGAATGTAGATTACAAACGCTAAATCGCTGCCTAGCTGCCTTACGTTAGACGTTGTTAGACACGTCTGTCTTCAGAAAAGCCTGACTTCATTTGGAGTAAAATTGCAAAGTAAAGTTATTTTACTTGCAATTATCGTtaagaaacacaagaaaatttcttaatattgtttcttttatgtttaaatGTTGCATCGTATTGTTTTAAAAGGATTTAGTTTCCTGTTTGTAATCAGGCACAATGACAGCTTACCTAAGACTACAAAATGGTCCTTCAAGATCCGTTTCCGTAAACAGTTCAATGAAGCGTAGCACGTAATGTAGCTGCACAGCAACtgaataaagacacaaaactctTATCAGAGCTGtcaatttacattttcatgtattttattttgctctttgtgttttcctgtttatCGACATGTCATTGTTTGGTTGAAAAAGGTGAGTGATATTGTTAGACGGCCTGTTACTCCCATAGTCACTGAtcagttttgtttgtcattGAAAATCTTTGGGGTTTTTTGGGTCAGGATGTCTctaaatattgttcacaaaaccCAATTAATAGCTCAGACTGTAATGGATAGACAGTAGATCAAAAGAAAAGCTAATTTGTTCCTTCACTTATCTATTAtagtttaaaatgttcaaatcatttcactgtggaaaaaaactgtgtaattgTGGTGTACATTTGGCAGGATGCTTAGGTTAGGTTAGATGTATATTTATCTTTTTCAGTGCTATGCACTATTTCTCTTGATGTGGGGGGTAATAAAGGACTATCTTATCTTAAAAAACGATTGAAAGTATTTAAATCTGCCATACATATATGATCACAGTTAGATGTATTCTTAAAGTTTCTCTGTCAGATTTTGGTCTTCATCAGTGTAACCTGCACTTTTTTGCAGATGAGAATCAGGACCATTGTGATGTTCTGAAACAGTGGCTTCAGTCTTCATCAGTGTCAGTGGAGCTCAGCAAGAAGGGTTTTCACAGGTATTTAGCTGTTTATTTTAGACAATGGGTTATCAACCTTTTCCCACGCTAATACTGAGAAGAATGAGTCACTTCTTATATATTTTAGGGAGGTGATAACCACTGTGGAGCTCAAGTCTGATGTTCTGAGTGATGTTAGAGTTTTGTTGGTTCATCGATGGCCCAGAGGCGTCTACATTGATCCATATCAACTCGCATCACTGAGTGATCAACATGACTGGAAGGTAAGACTAGCACTTTTTGCCTTTCACTGATACCAAGTAATGAGCCAGAACACTGCACCATATGAAATAATATTACAAACTGCACTCATGTAAgctttgtgtaaatgtgtgttattttaaacatttctgttgtCTCCCTGTAAGATTTTACTAGATTCAACCATAGACCTAGAGCTGCCTGCTCACAAGGCGTCAGAATTTGTCACCTATGTGTATCCCTCCCACATTGGACCAACTCCCAGATCACTGAAAGTCACAATTCCAGTACATGGGCGCTACCATGAGCCTTCTTTTGTTGGGGAAACAGTCACATCTGTTGACATAGAAGCTCCTGAGCTACTGCTGCGGACTGTGAAATGTAAGAAGAtcaagttttgttttgatttcacGTGCATCTCTGTGTGATTCCATTGTGAAATCAGCAAATTTTCTGTGTGCTGGAGGGAAGTTTTCCCTCCATATCTGGAAATTTTATTAAGATAAGATGAAACTTATTACATCCGAAGGAAATTCTTGGATCAGATATagctgtgggaaaaaaaatacataacagAGTAAATGCAGTTCCTATGGGAAAGGCAATGAAATAGAAGTGTGATGCATTactaaatggaaataaaaaataaagctataTTAAGACTAAAACTGAAAAGATAATAGTAAGACTGGCAAGTAGTAAAGTAATATTACACATGAAACTGATCCTGATTTTGCATCTGCTACTGAGAAAGTAAAAATTGCAAGTGATATTGatattgtttttcttcctgtaaTGTGTTGTTAAATTATAGTTAAAAGTTGTAATCATAAGCAAAAAAACAGCCATTTTTGGTATGTTAATTTTATAAGTTGATCATTATTCAAGTGAATATAGGATTTTATCCACAgcttttatgatcaaaacaataacagaatgACTAAAGACCTGTCATGTTAGATGTCAGAAACACACTATTTATTCTAAAACCTTTTCTTCCTTTCAGGTACGCAGCTCAACACCTTACAGCCTCATACTGTCGTGGACGCCCCGTGCACTGTCAGCAATTCAAGCACTTGTCAGTGGGTTAAAATCCAGCATCAGCAGGTGGTTTACAAAAAATCTTTGCAAAatcttaaatttaaaaagtcCATCTCTGTTCCCTtttcacacaaaagaaaaatgtcttgTGTCTTGCAGGAGTTCAGCCCCTTGAGTTTCCAGTTTCCAGTCGGTGATGCGTCCTTGTTGGCGCCTGTATGTGGCGGAACTCTTCTGGTCACCATGACGTGCTGTGCGGCGCTGTCCAGATACATGTGGAAACATCGAATCATTTAGGCAGCAGCAGTCAACATAACTTGTGCTACAGTTCTGTCTGATATCAAGATCATTCCAGAGGCACTGCCCAAGGCACACAGGGAGATGACACTTCCTGTATGGCTCAATTTATGAAACACTTAGCTCAGGAATGTATGCCACCTCCAATCGTGTCCTTTGTCTTCACTGCAAACCCCTTTTTTTATACAGCTAATAATAACTCATTGAATTTCTCTATTTTGTGTCGACTGTTTTGTCGTGAAACTGTAATGTATTAGTGCTGCTTGTTTGACCCCTTGCCCTGCTAATATTTCCTTTATGAAATTCTTTCTTTTGATTTGCCAAACATTGCAGAGCTTGCAGATAAAATTGCTGGAAATAAAACATCTAAAGCCAATGTTGACAATgacttcttttttgtgtgtgttacttTGAAGAAAGCTGAATGTCATGATTGGCTGCAGGAACTTAATCAGTTTTGTATTAGTTTTACATCTCTTTTTCAGTTCATCTCTATCTGgtatttctggatgttttttttgtgtcgtttACATCTAATTGTGCTCATTGTTGTACCACAATAATGGACATTGGTTTGCGTGTGTTtctgatctgtgtgtgtgtgcagttccTTTTATCTATTTGTAttaatttttgcatctcttttttattagtttgtgtcactttcagtttctttttgtgtctgcgTTCGCTTACATCTATTCttgcacatttttgcatttcctcTTCACTGGTTTGCATTTCTTTCCTAATCTATTTGTAATAACCTTTATATCTCTTTATCATTGTTTGGCATcggtttcagtttttttttttttttgtggctgaAGTGTCCTATATCTATTTGTGTTCATTGTTGCACCACTTCTCCATTGGTATACATTTCTTGCTtgtttcttgtgtgtgtgtcttttcagttgtttgttgtgtatttgaAGTTGCTCAAAtccatttgtgttcatttttgcatctcttttttttgtttgaatttttttagcctttatgtGTATGTTTGCATGAAAGCTGATTCGTCATTCATTTTTGAatctcctttttatttatttggcctttctgtgtgtttttgcagtagTTTACGTtcatttgggggggggggggggtttgcaTATCTATTTGTATTCGTAGTCTGTCAATGTTGCGGATTTGTGACCCTTTGTGTATATTTAGAGTATTTTTTCTGTGCGTGTGtctttagtgttgttttgtctctctttctcgTTGTTGGATTCACTTGCCAACCTTCATCTCTTCACCAGGGGCTCCTGACTCTGGGCTCCAGGACCAGTGCCTAACTAGCCCATTCGGTACTCCCCCTATGAAGTTAGATCATATGAGAAACCTGCCATAGGATTATTataataaacaacataaattcCATCCAACTGAGGGGTAACCCTCTCTTTAATGCAGTTCAAATGCTGAACTACATTACCAAAGATGCCTTTCGACTCAATTCAACTATTAACTTGCAGTTTCTGGAGTTT
This region of Acanthochromis polyacanthus isolate Apoly-LR-REF ecotype Palm Island chromosome 4, KAUST_Apoly_ChrSc, whole genome shotgun sequence genomic DNA includes:
- the cep19 gene encoding LOW QUALITY PROTEIN: centrosomal protein of 19 kDa (The sequence of the model RefSeq protein was modified relative to this genomic sequence to represent the inferred CDS: inserted 1 base in 1 codon), encoding MPFEAKRCGVQFKPPSIVVIYEDMETKKXRKRIIPVRNFSQYSDYSVAAERLKNHPRHRDYLETVSQKQLEKLHIILRDHMQGFTLEHSLTSFRLDPEENLNKLDDEKLARKKGQMDELFEKNRRHKDDPDFVYDLEVDFTKNTQEKCSWDEESDDGF
- the pigx gene encoding phosphatidylinositol-glycan biosynthesis class X protein is translated as MYFILLFVFSCLSTCHCLVEKDENQDHCDVLKQWLQSSSVSVELSKKGFHREVITTVELKSDVLSDVRVLLVHRWPRGVYIDPYQLASLSDQHDWKILLDSTIDLELPAHKASEFVTYVYPSHIGPTPRSLKVTIPVHGRYHEPSFVGETVTSVDIEAPELLLRTVKCTQLNTLQPHTVVDAPCTVSNSSTCQWVKIQHQQEFSPLSFQFPVGDASLLAPVCGGTLLVTMTCCAALSRYMWKHRII